A region from the Oceanidesulfovibrio marinus genome encodes:
- a CDS encoding calcium/sodium antiporter, with protein MLLDIVLLVLGAVLLWFGAGWVVESSAAVARRLNISELVIGLTVVAMGTSAPEFFVTAQSAFKGLPAISLANVVGSDIFNLGIILGAMAILNPIPTHRTILYRDGVMLWAVVGVLLLMCTQGALTRPMGLGLLVIFGGYVALLVYKGIRDPGPMDIAMAEELLEEAGDRVATWIDGPKLIIGFAAITLGSDWLVEGARVVAAALGVSDWAIGLTVVAAGTSLPELVTCLAASLRGKNDMLLGNLIGSDFFNLAGVLGLTAVMRPISVDPSSLPSLGLMVGAVALVLLFMRTGWRISRLEGALLVLVGLGRWALGFV; from the coding sequence ATGCTTCTGGATATCGTTCTACTCGTGCTGGGTGCGGTACTGCTCTGGTTCGGGGCCGGTTGGGTCGTGGAGTCGTCCGCGGCCGTGGCGCGGCGTCTGAATATTTCGGAGCTCGTCATCGGGCTCACCGTGGTGGCCATGGGCACCTCGGCCCCGGAGTTCTTTGTCACGGCGCAGTCCGCTTTCAAGGGGCTGCCGGCCATCAGCCTGGCCAACGTGGTGGGCTCGGACATCTTCAACCTGGGCATCATCCTGGGGGCCATGGCCATCCTCAACCCCATCCCCACCCACCGGACCATTCTCTACCGCGACGGTGTGATGCTGTGGGCCGTGGTGGGCGTGCTGCTGCTGATGTGCACCCAGGGCGCGCTGACGCGGCCAATGGGCCTTGGGCTGCTGGTCATCTTCGGCGGGTACGTCGCCCTGCTGGTCTACAAGGGCATCCGCGATCCCGGCCCCATGGACATCGCCATGGCCGAGGAGCTGCTGGAGGAGGCGGGCGACCGCGTGGCCACATGGATCGACGGGCCCAAGCTGATTATCGGGTTCGCGGCCATCACCCTGGGCAGCGACTGGCTGGTGGAGGGCGCGCGGGTGGTTGCTGCGGCGCTCGGCGTGTCCGACTGGGCCATCGGCCTTACTGTGGTGGCCGCGGGCACCTCGCTGCCGGAGCTGGTGACCTGCCTGGCAGCCAGCCTGCGCGGCAAGAACGACATGCTGCTGGGCAACCTCATCGGTAGCGATTTCTTCAACCTCGCCGGGGTGCTGGGGCTCACCGCCGTGATGCGCCCCATCAGCGTGGACCCGTCCTCACTGCCGTCGCTGGGACTCATGGTGGGAGCCGTGGCGCTGGTGCTGCTGTTCATGCGCACGGGCTGGCGCATCTCGCGGCTGGAGGGCGCGCTGCTGGTGCTCGTGGGGCTCGGCCGCTGGGCGCTGGGGTTTGTGTAG
- a CDS encoding cation diffusion facilitator family transporter has protein sequence MAHNHAHHGHHHGPASYDKRFAAGIALNVVFVVVEVVYGFAADSMALLADAGHNLSDVLSLVLAWGAVYLARKQPSRKLTYGMGRSTIYASFINACLLLVAIGAITLEAIQRLLHPVPVSAGVVVWVAAVGTIINTATALLFMSGRKGDLNIRGAFLHMAADAGVSLGVVAAALVIAATDAVWLDPVISLAIVAVIAIGTWGLFRESVDLAMDAVPRGIDLKAVERYLLEIPGITAYHDLHVWPLSTTSTALTVHLVHPAGEIPDDSDFLHQIGDELHERFGIDHATIQLETDDSSCTLHNVCVFSEDDE, from the coding sequence ATGGCACACAACCACGCACACCACGGCCATCATCATGGCCCGGCCTCGTACGACAAGCGCTTTGCCGCCGGCATTGCGCTCAACGTCGTCTTTGTCGTCGTGGAGGTGGTCTACGGCTTTGCCGCGGACTCCATGGCCCTGCTGGCCGACGCCGGGCACAACCTCTCCGACGTCCTCAGCCTCGTGCTGGCCTGGGGCGCCGTCTATCTGGCGCGCAAGCAGCCCTCCCGCAAGCTCACCTACGGCATGGGCCGCTCCACCATCTACGCCTCGTTCATCAACGCCTGCCTGCTGCTGGTCGCCATCGGCGCCATCACCCTGGAGGCCATCCAGCGGCTCTTGCACCCGGTGCCGGTCTCGGCCGGCGTGGTGGTCTGGGTCGCAGCCGTCGGCACCATCATCAACACGGCCACGGCCCTGCTCTTCATGTCCGGCAGAAAGGGCGACCTCAACATCCGCGGGGCCTTCCTGCACATGGCCGCGGACGCCGGCGTCTCCCTGGGCGTGGTTGCCGCCGCGCTGGTCATCGCCGCCACCGACGCCGTCTGGCTGGACCCGGTCATCTCCCTGGCCATCGTCGCGGTCATCGCCATCGGCACGTGGGGGTTGTTCAGGGAATCCGTGGACCTGGCCATGGACGCCGTGCCCAGGGGCATCGACCTCAAGGCCGTAGAGCGCTACCTGCTGGAGATCCCGGGCATCACGGCCTACCACGACCTGCACGTCTGGCCGCTCTCCACCACGTCCACGGCGCTGACCGTGCATCTGGTGCACCCGGCAGGCGAGATCCCGGATGACAGCGACTTCCTCCACCAGATCGGCGACGAGTTGCACGAGCGCTTCGGCATCGACCACGCCACCATCCAGCTGGAGACGGATGATTCGAGCTGCACCCTGCACAACGTCTGCGTGTTCAGTGAGGACGATGAATAA
- the pstB gene encoding phosphate ABC transporter ATP-binding protein PstB: MKCRDVNVYYADFHAIHNVDLDIAKNQVVAFIGPSGCGKSTFLRCLNRMNDIIDICRVTGKITLDTDDVYDPKIDVVSLRRRVGMVFQKPNPFPKSIYDNIAYGLRIHGMASTRHEVEETVEASLRRVGLWDEVKDRLDMSGTSLSGGQQQRLCIARAISVNPEVVLMDEPCSALDPIATGIIEELIRELTELYSIVVVTHSLQQAARISDRTAFFHLGKMIEVGHTEKIFTKPYHKLTEEYLTGRFG; encoded by the coding sequence ATGAAATGCCGCGACGTCAACGTCTACTACGCGGATTTCCACGCCATCCACAACGTGGACCTGGACATCGCCAAGAACCAGGTCGTGGCGTTCATCGGTCCCTCGGGCTGCGGCAAATCCACGTTCCTGCGCTGCCTCAACCGCATGAACGACATCATCGACATCTGCCGCGTCACCGGCAAGATCACCCTGGACACTGACGACGTCTACGATCCCAAGATCGACGTGGTCAGCCTGCGCCGGCGCGTGGGCATGGTCTTCCAGAAGCCCAACCCCTTCCCCAAGTCCATCTACGACAACATCGCCTACGGCCTGCGCATCCACGGCATGGCCTCCACCCGGCACGAGGTGGAGGAGACCGTGGAAGCCAGCCTGCGCCGTGTGGGCCTGTGGGACGAGGTGAAAGACCGCCTGGACATGTCCGGCACCAGCCTCTCCGGCGGCCAGCAGCAGCGGCTCTGCATTGCCCGCGCCATCTCCGTGAACCCGGAGGTCGTGCTCATGGACGAGCCCTGCTCCGCCCTGGACCCCATCGCCACCGGCATCATCGAGGAGCTCATCCGCGAGCTCACCGAGCTCTACTCCATCGTCGTGGTCACGCACTCGCTGCAGCAGGCCGCGCGCATCTCCGACCGCACAGCCTTCTTCCACCTGGGCAAGATGATCGAGGTGGGCCACACCGAGAAAATCTTCACCAAGCCCTACCACAAGCTCACTGAAGAGTACCTCACCGGCCGCTTCGGCTAG